In one Vibrio sp. YMD68 genomic region, the following are encoded:
- a CDS encoding DUF3081 family protein, with protein MKNGLNPTQILQAYETVMKQGRITPQGRILDGIEALNRHDGFPIHLRGEGVDLKVCSLKRFHLDYNQLSCRDAFLKKLAILAQ; from the coding sequence ATGAAGAATGGCTTAAACCCGACACAAATATTGCAGGCCTACGAGACGGTCATGAAACAAGGGCGCATCACGCCGCAAGGCAGGATCCTCGACGGTATCGAAGCGTTGAATAGACATGATGGTTTCCCGATTCATTTGCGTGGAGAAGGGGTCGATCTTAAAGTCTGCTCGCTGAAACGTTTTCATCTTGATTACAACCAACTCAGTTGCAGAGATGCATTTTTAAAAAAATTGGCCATACTCGCACAATAA
- the nagB gene encoding glucosamine-6-phosphate deaminase — MRLIPLNKAAQVGKWAAAHIVKRINDFNPTADRPFVLGLPTGGTPLATYKALIELHKAGEVSFKNVVTFNMDEYIGIPSDHPESYRTFMYSNFFNHIDIQDENINLLDGNAADNEAECQRYEDKIKSYGKINLFMGGVGNDGHIAFNEPASSLASRTRIKTLTEDTRIANSRFFDGDIDQVPKYALTIGVGTLLDSQEIMILVTGHNKAQALQAAVEGSVNHLWTVSALQLHPKSVIVCDEPSTQELKVKTVKYFSELEAENIKGF, encoded by the coding sequence ATGAGACTTATCCCGTTAAATAAAGCAGCACAAGTAGGTAAGTGGGCAGCGGCACACATCGTAAAACGCATCAACGATTTCAACCCAACCGCAGACCGCCCATTCGTATTAGGCCTGCCAACTGGTGGAACGCCACTTGCAACTTATAAAGCACTGATCGAGCTACATAAAGCGGGTGAAGTTAGCTTCAAAAACGTTGTTACGTTTAACATGGATGAGTACATTGGTATTCCTTCTGATCACCCTGAATCATACCGCACGTTCATGTACTCGAACTTCTTCAACCACATCGATATTCAAGATGAGAACATCAACCTTCTTGATGGCAATGCAGCAGATAATGAAGCGGAATGTCAACGTTACGAAGACAAAATTAAGTCTTACGGCAAAATCAACTTATTCATGGGTGGCGTAGGCAACGACGGCCACATTGCATTCAATGAGCCTGCATCTTCTCTAGCATCACGTACGCGTATCAAAACGCTGACTGAAGACACTCGTATTGCAAACTCTCGTTTCTTCGATGGCGATATCGACCAAGTACCTAAGTACGCACTGACTATCGGTGTGGGTACTTTGTTAGATTCGCAAGAAATCATGATCCTAGTGACTGGCCATAATAAAGCACAAGCCCTACAAGCGGCGGTTGAAGGCTCTGTAAACCACCTATGGACGGTTTCTGCTCTGCAACTTCACCCTAAATCAGTGATCGTATGTGATGAGCCATCAACTCAAGAACTTAAAGTGAAAACAGTTAAGTACTTCTCTGAACTAGAAGCTGAGAACATCAAAGGTTTCTAA
- a CDS encoding HAMP domain-containing methyl-accepting chemotaxis protein, whose amino-acid sequence MNIRLTHALYMGFSVIISTTLVLAFVVWSLVNKSAIISAEIEADDVPGVLAYLNVLDEIGDLQTNALEYLNGEADEYENFKENAKEFHYYYSVLRPLESGKPSDIEKMDKILNLANEYIDTMDREVFSKYDPAAEQLAIKKINELTKNVGIPLENLLDKLKDGEFADAYKTTDLSESLNDDLPGVRYYLELVDEGGDMISSLNAYIMGDPDAREAFKKDAASFSDYLEKLKPLEQKPNEVKDIKQIEQYFSEIVQVAQQVFDGYNPYYKNSAIRTVDELEHSIFTPIEDILDASAQEERDDSINALKVLNDNMSTIVLWLSVNVVTVLVVGFAVAILLSRMLRRRLMVISDRAQAIANGDLSAELINEQNKDELGELARSIDDMQTALKAVISNITNVASEVASYTKMVDGTSQNVASGIQEQADKATLIASAVEEMTATVNQVAEQSKDAAENAKQAGEEAVNGGDLMQETVNGMNRISEVVNETATTVDSLGKRGEEIGNVIKVINDIAEQTNLLALNAAIEAARAGELGRGFAVVADEVRGLAERTSKATEEVGGLITSIQSETRQAVTRMSEGTQMVGEGVALSNSAGDALVQIVARAKDVNGMIELIAIAGDEQSVAAQEMSRDINSISQIADESVRSTQEGAEAISQLYGKVEELEQMVSRFKL is encoded by the coding sequence ATGAATATTCGCCTGACTCACGCCCTCTACATGGGCTTTTCAGTCATTATATCAACGACCCTAGTGTTAGCTTTCGTGGTTTGGTCTCTGGTCAACAAATCGGCCATTATCTCCGCTGAAATTGAAGCGGATGATGTTCCCGGTGTTTTGGCGTACTTGAACGTGTTAGATGAAATCGGTGATTTACAAACCAACGCTTTGGAGTATCTCAATGGTGAAGCCGATGAGTATGAAAACTTTAAAGAAAACGCGAAGGAATTTCATTACTACTATTCTGTGCTTAGGCCTCTTGAATCAGGTAAACCTTCGGATATAGAAAAAATGGACAAGATACTCAATCTTGCCAATGAATATATCGATACGATGGACAGAGAAGTGTTTAGTAAGTACGACCCTGCGGCAGAACAGCTTGCGATTAAGAAAATAAACGAACTGACAAAAAATGTCGGTATTCCACTGGAAAATCTTCTGGACAAACTGAAAGACGGCGAGTTTGCTGATGCATACAAGACCACCGATTTAAGTGAATCACTGAATGACGATCTGCCTGGGGTTCGCTATTACTTAGAGCTGGTTGACGAAGGGGGAGACATGATTTCCTCGCTCAATGCTTATATTATGGGCGACCCTGATGCTCGAGAGGCGTTCAAAAAAGACGCGGCTTCATTCTCTGACTACTTAGAGAAGCTAAAACCTCTAGAGCAAAAACCGAATGAAGTGAAAGACATTAAGCAAATAGAGCAATACTTCTCTGAAATCGTTCAAGTTGCTCAGCAAGTGTTTGATGGTTACAACCCGTACTATAAGAACTCAGCGATACGTACGGTCGATGAACTAGAACATTCTATTTTTACACCGATAGAAGACATACTGGATGCTTCAGCGCAAGAAGAGCGAGATGACTCAATTAATGCGCTCAAGGTATTGAATGACAACATGTCGACCATTGTGTTGTGGTTATCGGTTAATGTTGTGACGGTCCTTGTGGTGGGGTTTGCGGTGGCCATACTGTTGTCTCGAATGCTGAGAAGACGATTGATGGTGATCTCCGATCGAGCTCAAGCCATTGCTAATGGTGATCTATCGGCTGAGTTGATCAATGAACAGAATAAAGATGAGTTGGGTGAGCTTGCTCGCTCCATTGATGATATGCAAACTGCCCTGAAAGCGGTGATATCTAACATAACCAATGTGGCTTCTGAAGTGGCTTCATACACCAAAATGGTGGATGGAACGAGTCAGAATGTGGCTTCTGGAATTCAAGAACAAGCGGATAAAGCAACACTGATTGCCAGTGCCGTCGAGGAGATGACCGCCACGGTCAATCAAGTTGCCGAGCAGAGTAAAGATGCCGCGGAAAATGCCAAACAAGCAGGCGAAGAGGCGGTCAATGGTGGTGATTTAATGCAGGAAACGGTAAACGGTATGAACCGGATATCGGAAGTGGTTAATGAAACCGCCACCACGGTTGATAGCCTAGGTAAGCGAGGAGAAGAGATTGGTAACGTCATAAAAGTGATCAATGATATCGCAGAGCAAACCAACCTCCTTGCTCTCAACGCAGCCATAGAGGCGGCGCGTGCGGGGGAACTAGGCCGAGGCTTTGCAGTGGTTGCGGATGAAGTTCGTGGCCTTGCTGAGCGAACCTCAAAAGCGACGGAAGAAGTCGGAGGGTTGATCACATCCATCCAAAGTGAGACTCGCCAGGCGGTCACCAGAATGAGTGAAGGCACCCAAATGGTTGGAGAGGGTGTGGCACTGTCTAACTCAGCGGGAGACGCCTTGGTTCAAATTGTTGCCAGAGCAAAAGATGTGAATGGCATGATAGAGTTGATCGCAATTGCCGGTGATGAGCAATCCGTGGCTGCGCAAGAGATGTCCCGAGATATCAACTCGATCAGTCAGATTGCGGATGAGTCGGTACGAAGCACGCAAGAAGGTGCTGAAGCGATTAGCCAGCTGTATGGTAAAGTCGAGGAACTGGAACAAATGGTATCGCGCTTTAAATTATAA